One Campylobacter sputorum subsp. sputorum DNA segment encodes these proteins:
- a CDS encoding DUF234 domain-containing protein has protein sequence MKIYTLKSTYQTHKHLDIYSLIEFHFVFDAYEITPKYYDVFEAIRYEILYKVDELKKRFYFDSKHQKLISKALYKLSKNDRKQNYVFKLFPRGLAHIIYTNILFSDLIYIEKSSEKPIIKDKKEKIKKELRRYTIQDKLHFKNNFTRFWFRFIEPNLKLIELGKYDLMMEIIMEDFDNYASLPFELLAKEIIASRLKIPPFEIVSYWDKDIEIDIFIKSKIGYIVGEVKYKNKKICKNVINVLLKKCDKLGIKPAKIVLISKSGFSNELLKEKNENITLFSIENFKELL, from the coding sequence ATGAAAATTTATACTTTAAAATCCACTTATCAAACACATAAACATTTAGATATATATTCTTTGATAGAATTTCATTTTGTATTTGATGCATATGAAATAACTCCAAAGTATTATGATGTATTTGAGGCTATTAGATATGAAATTTTATATAAAGTTGATGAGCTAAAAAAAAGATTTTATTTTGATAGCAAACATCAAAAACTTATATCAAAAGCACTTTATAAGTTATCCAAAAACGATAGAAAACAAAACTATGTTTTTAAGCTTTTTCCAAGAGGATTAGCTCATATTATCTATACAAATATTTTATTTAGTGATCTTATTTACATAGAAAAAAGTAGCGAAAAACCTATCATAAAAGATAAAAAAGAAAAGATAAAAAAAGAACTAAGAAGATACACCATACAGGATAAACTCCATTTTAAAAATAATTTTACAAGATTTTGGTTTAGATTTATAGAGCCAAATTTAAAATTAATAGAGCTTGGTAAATATGATTTGATGATGGAAATTATAATGGAAGATTTTGATAATTACGCAAGTTTGCCATTTGAACTTCTTGCTAAAGAAATCATAGCAAGTAGGCTTAAAATCCCACCATTTGAGATAGTAAGTTACTGGGATAAAGATATCGAGATAGATATATTTATAAAATCCAAAATTGGCTATATAGTTGGCGAAGTAAAATATAAAAATAAAAAAATTTGTAAAAATGTTATAAATGTTTTACTTAAAAAATGCGATAAACTTGGCATAAAACCAGCAAAAATAGTTTTGATTTCAAAAAGTGGTTTTAGCAATGAGCTTTTAAAAGAAAAAAATGAAAATATTACACTTTTTAGTATAGAAAATTTTAAGGAATTGCTATGA
- the upp gene encoding uracil phosphoribosyltransferase codes for MKNIKLISHPLIEHKLSFLRDKNTDPFQFRLLVDEITYLMLFEACSDFELKDTTIKTPICETKSKKLKTKVTICPILRAALGMLDGVFRLIPDASVGFLGFQRNEKTLQAEFYYSKLPKDVEKNIVIIIDPMFATGSTAISAVKHLKEQGVKDIKFISLIAAPQGIEKFSKIYPDVDVYLAAIDEKLNEKGYIVPGLGDAGDRIFNTL; via the coding sequence ATGAAAAATATTAAACTTATATCACATCCATTAATTGAACATAAACTAAGTTTTTTAAGAGATAAAAACACAGATCCTTTTCAGTTTCGCTTATTAGTTGATGAGATAACTTATTTGATGTTGTTTGAAGCTTGTAGTGATTTTGAACTAAAAGACACAACTATAAAAACTCCAATTTGCGAAACAAAATCAAAAAAACTAAAAACAAAAGTAACTATTTGTCCTATTTTAAGAGCTGCACTTGGTATGCTAGATGGTGTATTTAGGCTTATTCCAGATGCTAGTGTTGGTTTTTTAGGATTTCAAAGAAATGAAAAAACATTACAAGCTGAATTTTACTACTCAAAATTGCCAAAAGATGTTGAAAAAAATATAGTCATCATAATAGATCCTATGTTTGCAACAGGTTCTACTGCTATAAGTGCAGTTAAGCACTTAAAAGAGCAAGGCGTTAAAGACATTAAATTTATATCTTTAATAGCAGCACCGCAAGGAATTGAGAAATTTAGCAAAATTTATCCAGATGTTGATGTTTATTTGGCAGCTATTGATGAAAAATTAAACGAAAAAGGTTACATAGTTCCTGGACTTGGCGATGCTGGAGATAGGATATTTAATACATTATAA
- a CDS encoding aminotransferase class V-fold PLP-dependent enzyme: MTFEDLKKDIILKDGIYYFDFTASGLACKSVEEQISSILLTYANTHSECSSCARTTTQHYEKARRELKKLLELNDEFYLMPCGYGSSGAMKKFQELLGIYIPPMLRNRLNLKNSDIKNIPLFIVGPYEHHSNEVSARLALCECVRIKFDNNKNVDMNMLEDVLKKNQNREIIASFNVSSNVTGIFSNYKEIYRLVKKYNGILALDSSTYSPYGNLDCNFYDAMFLSPHKLIGGIGSSGLLIIKKELCKSNLPTFAGGGTVSYVSRISQSFIHDKEQLEQGGTPGIIQLIRAHLAYRIRNQLGFENIKNKELELKSYFEPKFESIKNIITYYPKNQSRLPIYSFNFKDKSPYDITEILSNKFGIQARAGCACAGPYGHDLLNLQDDGYFKERPGFVRIGLHYTHNKDDLDYLLGALNDISNY, encoded by the coding sequence TTGACTTTTGAAGATTTAAAAAAAGATATTATTTTAAAAGATGGAATTTATTATTTTGATTTTACGGCCTCCGGACTTGCTTGTAAAAGCGTAGAAGAGCAAATTTCATCGATACTTTTAACATATGCAAACACACACTCTGAATGTTCAAGTTGTGCAAGAACCACAACACAGCATTATGAAAAAGCCAGAAGAGAGCTTAAAAAACTACTTGAGTTAAATGATGAATTTTACCTTATGCCTTGTGGATACGGCTCAAGCGGGGCTATGAAAAAATTTCAAGAATTGCTTGGAATTTATATTCCACCAATGCTAAGAAATAGACTAAATCTAAAAAATAGCGACATAAAAAATATACCTCTTTTTATAGTTGGCCCTTATGAACATCATTCAAATGAAGTGAGTGCGAGATTGGCACTTTGTGAGTGTGTTAGAATAAAATTTGATAATAATAAAAATGTCGATATGAATATGCTTGAAGATGTGCTTAAAAAAAATCAAAATAGAGAGATAATTGCGAGTTTTAATGTCTCTTCAAATGTTACTGGAATTTTTAGTAACTATAAAGAAATATATAGGCTTGTTAAAAAATACAACGGCATTTTGGCTCTTGATAGCTCTACTTATAGCCCATATGGAAATTTAGATTGTAATTTTTATGATGCTATGTTTTTATCTCCTCATAAATTAATAGGAGGCATTGGAAGCTCTGGTTTGCTTATAATAAAAAAAGAACTTTGCAAAAGCAATCTTCCAACTTTTGCAGGAGGCGGCACTGTTTCATATGTAAGTAGAATTTCGCAAAGTTTTATTCATGATAAAGAGCAACTAGAGCAGGGCGGAACACCTGGTATAATACAGCTTATAAGGGCTCATCTTGCTTATAGGATAAGAAATCAGTTAGGATTTGAAAATATAAAAAATAAAGAGTTAGAACTTAAAAGTTATTTTGAGCCAAAATTTGAAAGTATAAAAAATATCATTACATATTATCCAAAAAATCAATCACGATTGCCTATTTATTCTTTTAATTTTAAAGATAAATCTCCTTATGATATAACAGAAATTTTAAGCAATAAATTTGGCATCCAAGCAAGAGCAGGGTGTGCTTGTGCTGGTCCATATGGTCATGATTTATTAAATTTACAAGATGATGGATATTTTAAAGAGCGTCCCGGCTTTGTTAGGATAGGATTACATTACACGCACAATAAAGATGATCTGGATTATTTACTTGGTGCTTTAAATGATATTTCTAATTATTAG
- a CDS encoding c-type cytochrome has translation MKKILHIASLLLLSNIVFAAETYVIEAKGEFGKELQNLIQKYAKDQNVSINTYERSQAPASTGGGISFGVNTNYAYDVNRGEELYKANCFSCHGEKGTKRAMGTSKKLSQISAEEIESSFRAYQVDSDHGGNYRDLMRPVAFKTSNPELGSIIAYLKGPNALQKSGAKNENKDIQTTPTPQGSYLK, from the coding sequence ATGAAAAAAATTTTACATATTGCCTCTTTGTTGCTTTTATCAAACATTGTTTTTGCTGCAGAAACTTATGTTATAGAAGCTAAAGGTGAATTTGGAAAAGAGCTTCAAAATTTGATACAAAAATATGCTAAAGATCAAAATGTAAGCATAAACACTTATGAACGCTCACAAGCACCGGCATCTACTGGCGGCGGGATTAGTTTTGGTGTAAATACAAACTATGCATACGATGTTAATAGGGGAGAAGAGCTATATAAAGCAAACTGTTTTAGCTGTCATGGAGAAAAAGGCACAAAAAGAGCTATGGGAACATCTAAGAAATTAAGCCAAATAAGTGCAGAAGAGATAGAATCTTCTTTTAGAGCCTATCAAGTAGATAGCGATCATGGCGGAAATTATAGAGATCTTATGAGACCAGTTGCATTTAAAACTTCAAATCCAGAACTTGGTTCTATAATCGCTTATCTAAAAGGTCCAAATGCTTTGCAAAAAAGTGGTGCAAAAAACGAAAATAAAGATATACAAACAACGCCTACTCCACAAGGAAGTTATTTAAAATAA
- a CDS encoding sensor histidine kinase, producing MNNNKDIKNSLENLIEQTYLIEKEYKALNESYISLQSFIKSIVEALPTALWVINQDGSVFLQNSEAESLGFLLELINLKEPRQEINLKASYFQVIIKQKDDKTIISANDITNEKRSERLASMGQVSAHLAHEIRNPIGSIALLSSTLLKRIDDKNKPILEEMQKAIWRVERIIKATLLFTKGVVPNKYKFDLISLKNECEDVVKLYTYSKDISFEFKFESCPYVGDKDLLSMVFQNLIFNAIDAIESDDNDSGKVEINFYKTNTTYEFEVYDSGVAIEDDNILFEPFKTTKLKGNGLGLSLCKQIIKAHDGEICIKNSPKRFCVSLKI from the coding sequence ATGAATAACAACAAAGATATAAAAAATAGTTTAGAAAATCTTATAGAACAAACTTATTTGATAGAAAAAGAGTATAAAGCGTTAAATGAATCATATATTAGTTTGCAAAGTTTTATAAAAAGCATAGTAGAAGCACTTCCAACTGCCCTTTGGGTTATAAATCAAGATGGAAGTGTATTTTTGCAAAATAGCGAAGCTGAGAGTTTGGGATTTTTGCTTGAACTTATAAATTTAAAAGAACCAAGGCAAGAAATAAATTTAAAAGCGTCATATTTTCAAGTTATTATAAAACAAAAAGATGACAAAACTATAATCTCTGCAAATGATATAACAAATGAAAAAAGAAGCGAAAGGCTAGCATCTATGGGGCAAGTTTCAGCTCATCTTGCTCATGAGATAAGAAACCCAATAGGTTCAATTGCCCTACTTTCATCAACTCTTTTAAAAAGAATTGATGATAAAAATAAACCGATATTAGAAGAGATGCAAAAGGCTATTTGGAGAGTTGAGCGTATCATAAAAGCAACACTGCTTTTTACAAAAGGTGTTGTGCCAAACAAATATAAATTTGATCTAATTTCTTTAAAAAACGAGTGTGAAGATGTTGTTAAATTATACACATATTCAAAAGATATATCATTTGAATTTAAATTTGAAAGTTGTCCTTATGTTGGCGATAAAGACTTGCTTTCTATGGTATTTCAAAATTTAATTTTTAATGCAATTGATGCTATAGAAAGTGATGATAACGATAGTGGAAAAGTTGAGATAAATTTTTATAAAACTAATACCACTTATGAGTTTGAAGTGTATGATAGCGGTGTTGCCATAGAAGACGACAATATACTTTTTGAGCCATTTAAAACAACAAAATTAAAAGGAAATGGGCTA